A genomic region of Pogoniulus pusillus isolate bPogPus1 chromosome 35, bPogPus1.pri, whole genome shotgun sequence contains the following coding sequences:
- the MRPL41 gene encoding large ribosomal subunit protein mL41, whose amino-acid sequence MGLLTQLVRGLVRGADRMSPFTSKRGPRTYNKGRGAKRPGVLTANKKFILIKEMVPEFVVPNLEGFKLKPYVSYRTPEGSEPPMTAKQLFSEVVAPHIRKDVKEGTFDPDNLEKYGFEPTQEGKLFKLFPKNYVR is encoded by the coding sequence ATGGGGCTGCTGACCCAGCTGGTCCGCGGGCTGGTGCGGGGAGCCGACCGCATGTCCCCGTTCACCAGCAAGCGCGGCCCGCGCACCTACAACAAGGGCCGAGGCGCCAAGAGGCCAGGCGTGCTCACCGCCAACAAGAAGTTCATCCTCATCAAGGAGATGGTGCCCGAGTTCGTCGTTCCCAACCTGGAGGGCTTCAAGCTCAAGCCGTACGTGTCGTACCGCACCCCCGAGGGCTCCGAGCCGCCCATGACGGCCAAGCAGCTCTTCAGCGAGGTGGTAGCTCCCCACATCAGAAAGGACGTGAAGGAAGGCACCTTCGACCCCGACAACCTGGAGAAGTACGGCTTCGAGCCCACGCAGGAGGGCAAGCTCTTCAAGCTCTTCCCCAAGAACTACGTGCGGTAG